The genome window ATTAGTCGCCGCTGGTTGAATCCTGTAAAAATGGGAATAGAAGCCTGAATACCGTACGTAAAAATATCATTTCGGCCCCGGCGAACCCCAAAACCACCCTGATTGTCAATAGCCGTAAAGTTATAACCAGACACCAGATTGACCACGGGCAATTGAGCGGCTCTCGTCAATTGGGTATTTAGATCGGCTACACGCCGGTTTAAGGTGGCCGTTACCAACTGCGGATTATTGGTGTTTGCTGCTTCGCGTAAACGATCGATGGCTAGATCTGTCCGTACAATAATCGTATCCTGCACGACAAACTCCGTAGCCGGATCGCGCACCAGCAAGGTATTCAGAAAAACTTTAGCATTTCGCACGTTCTGCTCCTGCGATACCATAGCCGAACTATCGGTGTTGTAATCCACCTGCGCCGTCAGAAAATCCACTCTCGATCGCGCTCCTACTTCGTAATTGCCACGGGCCAGGTCCAGGCGTTCCCGCGAAATATCAAGTGCCTGGCGCAACGAAAGAAGCTGCTGCAATTGGCGAATAACATCATAGTAAGCAGTTGCTACGTCGGCTACTGTCAATTCGATGTTTGCCCGCGTATTTAGCTCGCTGATTTTGACTAATTCCGATAGGCGGTCGTAGCTGTAAAAGACACCAAAGCCATTGAAGAGGTTCCAGTTAAGCGACAGGCCAACGGTTGAACTCCGGTTAAGCGCACCGTAAATCTCCTGCCGAGGCCGAATGTTGTCCAAAAAATCCTGTCGCAGGTTTTGAACGGAGTTGTTGTTGTTGAATGTCCCATTGATCGAAGGCAGAAAAGCGCCAAAAGCAAACCGAAAGTCATTTCGGCTAATCTGTTCCTGCGATTTAGCAATGCGAATCTGATAGTTTCGCTCCAATGCCAGCGAGATAGCCTCCTGCAAGTTGATTGGATCACCTACCTGTACGATACGGTCCTCCAATTTAGCACGTTGCGCAGGCGATTTTATAATTTGAGAGTGGGCTGTTAAGAAAGAACAAATGAAAAGTATACTAACTAAAGAGCGCATTCTGAGTAGGCGTTACGTTTAACCCATCAAAATTAGAATATATTCTAACATTCTAATCCATCTGCCAAATTTTGCTTGTCATTTTAAACCTTAATTCTTCTATATTTAGCCGCTTATCTTAAATTCTAATGAAAAAAGCAGCTTTCGGCTTATTGCTCCTCTTTCTTCTCCAAGCTTGTTCGACTAAAAAAAAGGCTGACCTTATTGTCCATAACGCCACGGTATATACTGTTGATTCGGCCTTTACGACCGCACAGGCATTCGCGGTGAAAGACGGAAAATTCCTCGCCGTTGGAACGGACAAGGCTATTTTAGAGCAGTACGAAGCCGATATCGTGGCTGATTTGAGCGGCAAACCGGTTTATCCCGGCTTTTACGACCCTCATTCCCATTTCTTTGGCCTCGGTCAGGTCCTTGACCAGGCTGACCTGGTTGGCACAAACTCGTTCGAAGAGGTAATTGACCGGCTGAAAACGTACCACCAAAAGCATTCAGATGCCATCTGGCTTGTTG of Tellurirhabdus bombi contains these proteins:
- a CDS encoding TolC family protein: MEDRIVQVGDPINLQEAISLALERNYQIRIAKSQEQISRNDFRFAFGAFLPSINGTFNNNNSVQNLRQDFLDNIRPRQEIYGALNRSSTVGLSLNWNLFNGFGVFYSYDRLSELVKISELNTRANIELTVADVATAYYDVIRQLQQLLSLRQALDISRERLDLARGNYEVGARSRVDFLTAQVDYNTDSSAMVSQEQNVRNAKVFLNTLLVRDPATEFVVQDTIIVRTDLAIDRLREAANTNNPQLVTATLNRRVADLNTQLTRAAQLPVVNLVSGYNFTAIDNQGGFGVRRGRNDIFTYGIQASIPIFTGFNQRRLINNAKTNALITEYQQGQQQILIAQALEQTYSQYRNSLTLVNLENENYKIANENVDIAFERYRVGNSTSVEFRDVQRNAVAAETRLINAEYNTKISEIELLRLSSLILQEVGK